TTTTCATTGAGGTAACTAATTGCCAATTACGTATAATCTATTTCTTGAtgcaccaatttttttttttaatttttttgttagaaGGTATGGAATGATGATGCATGCTTGGGacacttttttctatttccaaaTGTACCCGTGTGATCTAGtgacgtatattattttttttgtgtttgaaTTGCTGTATGCTGtacatatttcatacattGCTGGAAATCAATCATTAgttgatttattattattctactTAAGCaccattttttaatttgctTTACAAAGTCACAAACTTTGATCATCAGCTCAGATCATGAACTCACTAATCATCTAACACTCCCATTCTATTTCATAGTTTAATATTGCCCGGGTAGATAATGCTCATCATGTAATGTTATTGCACGAAATGTTAATTTCATATAGGATAGATAAAGGGATTCTAATATTCCATCATGTGAAGACAATCCTTATTacttttttaaacaatttctTAGCATTGCCAAATATCAGCTGTAATAAAAGCAAACCACATAGAAGCTCTAACGACTAATTATAATGCAAGAAAATATTTGGTCATTCCTTCTTTAATTTTAAACCTTTGCACATTATCTGCTGCTAATCTGACATTACTAATCTTGAATCAGAGCATAATAGATATGAGACATATGCACTAAAAAGACAATCTTATCATTCATTCAATTACTTGAGCTGGTACACGGTACTCAagtagataaattttatatttactaACCAGCaaatgtaggtatgtatatgtggAATTCGTTCCTAGTTTGAAAGGCACTACACAGTATCTCAGCTAAAGAACACCTTGCGAAATTTGAGTTACCTTGCtgatatacataaaaaataataagctCAACAAAAATGAATGTCGTATTCTGAAATTGAAGATAATATTTCAGGTAGAGTGACAGAGAAGAAAGTTTTGTTAAAAAGATCAGTGAAGTTTCATTACGATTTAtgcagatgaaaaagaagtggATAATGAGAATTTCATGGAGCTTCTATGTATGTCAATGACTGATCGAAATAAAACTATCTTATGCAGAAAGAGTGGATCTTTTATCAAGGTTCAGGACCAGTTGGAGGGTATTTGTAAGAATATTACGATTAGTAAATTGAATCAtgcatattttttcctttggcTATAACTACAAatcgataatcaatgaaaAGAAACGGCCCCTATGGTTTCTATTTTCAGCTTACCACTCTCTTCTTCATCCATGAGTAAAAATACAAacgctgtgaaaaaaaaaaatgttgactgATACACATGCAGCGGGCATAGTACAATCGACAACCTTTGAGTGTAATTGCATTTCTTGAATCATGTCTTACTCGTGATGGTCAATGTGCGCGAATCACTATTGCACGTCAGAATTGAATGAACTTGATAACCTTTTCAAGGAAACACGTGCTACAGATATCGCACGAGTGAAGGCATCGTGTCAATGTCgtgaataaagaaaacaaaagctTTTCCGTCCAGACACAATTTATTAAGAAATCAAAACGATATTTTATGAAAAGTAATACGCTgattaatttgattttctcatCATTCTTCATAGCTTGCATTCATTCAATGTCAGTCATCCCTACTATTACCCtggtttttcaaatcaaatttcacatcAGTTCCACTTTTAGTACAGAAATTCTTACGCATGAGTGTGTCCTCTGTTGTTTTACACTAAAATATTTGTAGATTTTGAATATTGGTCTGATTTGGTGACAGAACTGAATGTTTCTGCCACGGTATTAGCAACTGTTAGAAAACGATCTTCAATTGatagattttttccctcctgcTTTCATACCTTCtcctaattaattattttcccacCCCTATGTTCAACTCTTCTGTTATGCTATTCTGCGATGTTCATCtttattgttacttttttctatAGCATATTATTGTATTACACAGCTATGTCTAGCAAGGACATGGATCATCATTTATTGTCATCCCTCCACCAATAGATTTGATGAATTTCTAGGAGCTGTTCAATTTCACATTGCCAGAATGGACGAAATCTGTATACCCAGAGAAAATGAAGCCTCTTGCAGAATTGTCTTTTACCCTAGAGGCTCACACCAAAATTCTACAACGGCTAAGATCAGGCAAGTGCAAATTGAGcattcaaatattattgaatATCCTTTATACCCTACGATGTATATGCTTAAGGCTTGGTTTAAGGTCATCTTTTTTCCCTGTAATAGGTCTATTGATAGGTGAAATGGTGGACCACATTGTGAGAAAGTCACAAAATACATTAACCCCTGATAGAAAAGTTTGGATTTACAGTGCTCATGATAATacaatatcaaattttttaatgagtCTCAACTTGTTTGAACCTCACAGTCCTCCATATGCGGCGACCGTGCTTGTGGAGTTGAGAGTAAACTTACTCAAAGAGCATATTGTTACGGTAGGCAACCAATTTCATACCACtcttgaaaacgaaaatgaaatattgaaactaTTTGCTTCACAATAACTCTCATTTCTATGTAagctataattttttctcagatttccTACAAGAATTCATCTGGTGAACCAAGGCTACTGAAACTGCCCGGTTGCACAGTAGCATGCCCTCTGAAACAATTTGTGAAGTTAACTAAAGATACTATCCCTGATAATTGGGAAGAAGAGTGTCTCTTGAATTGGAAAGAATATGAACACAGTATTAACACATCGTCCATTGTTGGTTTGTGAATTCATTTTGTTCTATAATTGTTGCTATTTATTATGAATGATTTCCTgactattttcaaatttctcttatttttttcagctgTATTGACGTCCCTGGTGCTAGTCTTGATATTGTTGGTTTTATTGATCATTGGATTTGTTTACTGGCACCATAACTGTGATAATAATCGCTACTATCTTAAATTAAATACTGATGCCATCTGAATAAAAGCTGAGTTCTCTAGTCATTAGGATCGCTAATCTGACCACAATATTGATTCGAGAGACTTGCATAGAGATTTGGCAAATGAGTCCTTCACGCATAATACAGCACAATATTTTGGCTATCACTTTtaccaaataaaaaataattcacaattAATTGAGTGATAACAAAAAGATATACGCTCATTATTTCATACCTTGAATCCATATCTCTATAGTatcgaataatcgaatttCTTATCGTGCAGGCAACGATTCAGTTTCATTTGCCAGTGTCCCGTAGGGGGTCGTCTTTGtggttatatattatttacaaaataacCTGTAGCTGCGATCTTacaatggagaaaaaagttataaatCAGAAGGATTATTTAAAAAAGTACCTCTCATCTGGcaaggataagaaaaagagtaaaaaaaagaagattaatGTGGGAGCTAAAacgtgaatatttattttatacaactATTTTGGCGTAGATATACTTGGAATCCGTATGGTATAGGTTAAGTTTTAATACAACGTTGATGAGCATGTTCtgcagatgaaatttttatttgaatacaagaagattgtaatttttttttttactcattatCTGACCATCTTGATTTATTCTAGTGTTAAAATCATCGATGATGATATTGATCTCAAAAACATGCGAGCGATTGAAGATGGGGAATTTGATATTTATGCTAACGCAGAAGATGGGCCACAAATTGCAGGAATAGTTGATGAACGAGGCCCTGTTGATTTCTCAgacaaaaaaagatggaaaatcaTCACCGATGATGGATTTGGCGAAATTTCCGTCACCAGTGTTAGCAGAAATGGAAAACTTGCTGATGAATCTAAGCAGGAAAGCAGGGTTAATGCTTCTAGTAAAAATGACTATTCTGATTCCGATGAACCAAGCTGTAAAAAATCGCTtccaaaaaagaaacatcgTAGAGTAGTCAGGGCTTCTAGAAGCCGGTCTGGATCTGTGGATAGTGACCTTAGCCTATCacgaaaatcgagaaaacCTCAGAAACATTCTGACTCTGATGAAGCGAATCCTCAAAACCTATCTTCCAACAAGAAATATCGTAAAGTTTCTAGGTCTACCAGAAATCGTTCGGATTCTGAAAACAGTGACCTAAGCCCACCTCGAAAGTCTAGAAAAAATTCCGACTCAGATGATTCTAATATTAGAAGATCGTCAAAAAAAGGTCAACACAATAATTCCAAACCTGTCAAAATCCATTCTGGCTCTGAAGATAGCGACTTCAATCCTCCCAGAAAACCCAGAAAAAATTCTGACACGTATGAATCAGGTCGAATCAAAGCCTCCTCAAAAAAACATCAACACAGAAGTAGTGCCACTGGTAGAAAACCTTCTAATTCTCAGGACGATGATTTTAGTCCACCACGCAGACCCAGGAAAAACTCTGACTCTGATCTGAGTCCTCCTAGACAATCTAAGAATCCAGATCTCCACAGGGGAAATGAGAAATACAAATATCGTGAGGATTCTAATTCTGAATCacaaagaaaactaaaaagcAAACATTCTAAAGATCGTGAAAACCTCTCTAAGAGTTCTCGgcatgaaaattatgaaagcAGGACTCGTTGGGGAA
This region of Athalia rosae chromosome 7, iyAthRosa1.1, whole genome shotgun sequence genomic DNA includes:
- the LOC105693297 gene encoding prostatic acid phosphatase — its product is MMSQKSFVIIICALGISLAEHIDLGSVIFANILFRHGDRTPVDPYSTDPYANESLWPVPFGDLTNLGKEEHLLLGRSFRERYSHLLPQTYSRYDIYVRSTDVDRTLMSAEANLAGLYPPYGNQVWDKVKWLPIPVHTVPELEDNILAGKKECPRYNLELKKVVNSPEMREINERNKDLYEYVTKNSGNLITSILDIERVYDTLFIEELFNFTLPEWTKSVYPEKMKPLAELSFTLEAHTKILQRLRSGLLIGEMVDHIVRKSQNTLTPDRKVWIYSAHDNTISNFLMSLNLFEPHSPPYAATVLVELRVNLLKEHIVTISYKNSSGEPRLLKLPGCTVACPLKQFVKLTKDTIPDNWEEECLLNWKEYEHSINTSSIVAVLTSLVLVLILLVLLIIGFVYWHHNCDNNRYYLKLNTDAI
- the LOC105693288 gene encoding BUD13 homolog, translated to MEKKVINQKDYLKKYLSSGKDKKKSKKKKINVGAKTVKIIDDDIDLKNMRAIEDGEFDIYANAEDGPQIAGIVDERGPVDFSDKKRWKIITDDGFGEISVTSVSRNGKLADESKQESRVNASSKNDYSDSDEPSCKKSLPKKKHRRVVRASRSRSGSVDSDLSLSRKSRKPQKHSDSDEANPQNLSSNKKYRKVSRSTRNRSDSENSDLSPPRKSRKNSDSDDSNIRRSSKKGQHNNSKPVKIHSGSEDSDFNPPRKPRKNSDTYESGRIKASSKKHQHRSSATGRKPSNSQDDDFSPPRRPRKNSDSDLSPPRQSKNPDLHRGNEKYKYREDSNSESQRKLKSKHSKDRENLSKSSRHENYESRTRWGTSPVSRSAERGKDNSHRTSKYGSGNNPTEYDRIYDRSRKNIDNSANCKDRGGRRDESGLLVDRKKGEEKKSSTKHSRRVENNSDSDLSPPREPKKKSRNSDSDFSLPPKRNENYQMMTEESSGFGQAPVLRDRKTGRRRDLAAEAREKKEKDDKQQELEEKYAQWGRGLKQVEDRQEKLDRDLYEMTKPLARYADDADLERELKAQEREGDPMLAYMKRKQVKEGKQEPEKPKYNGPSIPNRFGIRPGYRWDGVDRSNGYEKKWFDAQNARKAVQEEAYKWSTADM